The proteins below come from a single Prochlorococcus marinus str. MIT 9215 genomic window:
- a CDS encoding glycoprotein, whose translation MKAKKLTTFNKKNLNNWMNLTKKERYNLSKQDSFKYLDRRKILLDEIRNEYKKISRENSEKNIKKR comes from the coding sequence TTGAAGGCTAAAAAATTAACAACTTTCAATAAAAAGAATCTTAATAATTGGATGAATTTAACCAAAAAAGAGCGCTATAACTTATCAAAACAGGATTCTTTTAAATATCTGGATAGAAGAAAAATTTTATTAGACGAAATTAGAAATGAATATAAAAAAATATCTAGAGAAAATTCAGAGAAAAACATTAAGAAAAGATAA
- a CDS encoding TIGR02450 family Trp-rich protein, with protein sequence MENFWTSNKPIKGLRHFVLVNETKEKGNIIFLMVSVIDSEINLKTTYEELINSGNWFQGWINLPKNQAITEEYVNYKSRNKVGDVNEIFVNEDSVFNILNLT encoded by the coding sequence ATGGAAAATTTCTGGACTTCTAATAAACCCATTAAAGGATTAAGACATTTTGTTTTAGTAAATGAGACTAAAGAAAAAGGAAATATTATTTTTTTGATGGTTTCTGTAATTGATTCTGAAATTAATTTAAAAACTACTTACGAAGAATTAATAAATAGTGGAAATTGGTTTCAGGGATGGATCAATCTTCCAAAAAATCAAGCGATTACTGAAGAATACGTCAACTATAAATCCAGGAATAAGGTTGGAGATGTTAATGAGATATTCGTTAATGAAGATTCTGTATTTAATATTCTTAATTTGACATAA